Proteins from one Osmerus mordax isolate fOsmMor3 chromosome 21, fOsmMor3.pri, whole genome shotgun sequence genomic window:
- the LOC136964985 gene encoding uncharacterized protein: protein MLIFSGLVVWALMVTAESGIGPSTNSSFCTESRECLEYELVCKTDQYEVRHYGPTRWVSTDAEAYFLGVGAAMAFRRLFQYITGANHLGLQMEMTAPVLVRVPEETRVWEPAVYTLNFLLPSAYQDNPPSPTNEKLYFTDMPDLDVYVRGYGGWMLSVSSRLHAHLLSQQLQLLHAPYNLSYHYGVGYDSPLKLLNRHNEVWYVAEGEVVCNDSQEPTSTPPPSDTPSDTPTHTSTHTPTHTPTHTPSHTPSDTPRHTPTQEPSDTPIHTPTHTLSDTPSHTPTDTTTHTPSQSPMPSPSHPPPNLPSSPSHPPPNLPFSPSHTPSSPSHPPPNLPSSPSHPPVSDPSSDQPGSDTAAWTTSDP from the exons AT GTTGATCTTCTCAGGGTTGGTGGTGTGGGCTCTGATGGTTACAGCTGAGAGTGGCATTGG ACCCAGCACAAACTCTAGTTTCTGCACAGAGTCGAGAGAATGTCTGGAGTATGAGCTAGTGTGCAAAACAGACCAATATGAG gtacGCCACTACGGCCCTACTCGCTGGGTGTCTACAGACGCGGAGGCCTACTTCCTAGgtgtgggagcagccatggCCTTCAGACGGCTCTTCCAGTACATCACTGGAGCCAACCACCTAG ggctccAGATGGAGATGACCGCCCCGGTGCTGGTCAGGGTTCCTGAGGAAACCAGGGTCTGGGAGCCTGCCGTCTACACCCTCAACTTCCTGCTTCCATCAGCCTATCAGGacaaccctccctcacccaccaaTGAGAAG ctgtacTTCACAGACATGCCAGACCTGGATGTGTACGTGCGGGGCTACGGGGGCTGGATGCTGTCGGTCTCCTCCAGACTCCACGctcacctgctctctcagcaGCTGCAGCTCCTGCATGCGCCCTACAACCTGTCCTACCACTACGGAGTGGGCtacgacag tccCCTGAAGTTGCTGAACAGACACAACGAGGTGTGGTATGTCGCAGAGGGAGAAGTCGTGTGCAACGACTCACAAGAACCAAcgtccacaccccccccctccgacaCCCCCTCcgacacccctacacacacctctacacacacccctacacacactcctacacacactccttcacacacaccctccgacacacctagacacacacctacacaagaaCCCTCCGATAcccctatacacacacctacacacacactctctgacactccatcacacacccccaccgacaccactacacacacaccgtcccagTCCCCgatgccctccccctctcacccaccccccaacctgccctcctccccctctcacccaccccccaacctgcccttctccccctcccacacaccctcctccccctctcacccaccccccaacctgccctcctccccctctcacccacc CGTGTCTGACCCCTCTTCTGACCAGCCAGGGAGCGACACGGCTGCCTGGaccacctctgacccctga
- the LOC136965076 gene encoding uncharacterized protein, with amino-acid sequence MAVKSSSSSFSSVARAGVMSSGGVGGGLVGSSGGAVTMKSGSSYSSSSGGAMMSSGGAALSGLASSVTSSGGGATIVRSSRTEISSSTGSSDPALITSSGVDGSLTMLSGGSALSGLGSSGMLSGGGATIVRSSITEVSSSTLGGEAGGLATMTSSGGAALAPVGGEAVEISVVTRSSSSEVSSGMSTGGTVMSSGGVVMESGTAMLQSAGGAVMSSGGAGLVSGEIVQSSAVEFSSSSFSSSSSGGEVVMSSGGAGEAAVSMASGGGALMSGGSAEMSSGSAILSGGGLEMMSSGGGMVMDGGSAVMSSGGTIMSSGGGMVVDVGSAVMSSGSTMTSSGGSMVMDGGFAVMSSGGGLMSSGGGMVMDGGSVVMSSGGGLMSSGGGMVMDEGSVVMSSGGGLMSSGGGMVMDGGSVVMSSGGALMSSGGGMVVDGGSAMMSSGSTMMSSGGGMVMDGGSAVMSSGGGLISSGGSMVMDGGSVVMSSGGGLMSSGGSMVMDGGSAVMSSGGGLMSSGGGMVMDGGSAVMSSGGVMSSSSSSSSSFSVGGTVSSGELIMTTTK; translated from the exons ATGGCGGTGAAGTCTTCAagctcctccttcagctccgTCGCCCGAGCgggtgtgatgtcatcaggggGCGTCGGGGGCGGACTGGTGGGGTCGTCGGGCGGGGCCGTGACGATGAAGTCTGGCAGCTCCTACAGCTCCTCTTCGGGCGGGGCGATGATGTCATCAGGAGGCGCCGCACTGTCCGGGCTGGCCTCCTCTGTGACGTCATCAGGGGGCGGGGCTACGATCGTCAGGTCCAGCAGAACAGAGATTTCCTCTTCCACCGGCTCCAGTGACCCTGCATTGATTACGTCATCAGGAGTTGACGGGTCCCTGACGATGTTATCAGGAGGCTCCGCCTTGTCTGGCCTGGGCTCCTCCGGGATGTTGTCAGGGGGCGGGGCTACGATCGTCAGGTCCAGCATCACGgaggtctcctcctccaccctcggcGGCGAGGCTGGCGGACTGGCCACGATGACATCATCAGGAGGTGCCGCGCTAGCGCCTGTGGGCGGGGAGGCGGTAGAGATCTCCGTGGTGACCAGGTCCAGCAGCTCAGAAGTCTCTTCCGGAATGTCCACTGGAGggactgtgatgtcatcag GTGGAGTCGTGATGGAGAGTGGAACAGCCATGCTTCAGTCTGCTGGTggggctgtgatgtcatcaggcgGTGCCGGCTTGGTATCAGGCGAGATTGTGCAGTCCAGCGCCGTCGAGtttagctcctcctccttcagtaGCTCATCCTccggtggtgaggtggtgatgTCATCAGGAGGCGCCGGAGAAGCAGCGGTGTCGATGGCATCCGGAGGAGGGGCCTTGATGTCTGGAGGCTCCGCTGAGATGTCATCAGGCAGCGCTATCTTGTCTGGTGGGGGCTTGGAGATGATGTCATCAGGCGGTGGAATGGTGATGGATGGGGGCtctgctgtgatgtcatcaggagGCACCATTATGTCATCAGGTGGTGGAATGGTGGTGGATGTGGGTtcagctgtgatgtcatcaggaaGCACCATGACGTCATCAGGTGGTAGCATGGTGATGGATGGGGGCtttgctgtgatgtcatcaggagGCGGCCTGATGTCATCGGGTGGTGGAATGGTGATGGATGGGGGCTctgttgtgatgtcatcaggagGCGGCCTGATGTCATCAGGTGGTGGAATGGTGATGGATGAGGGCTctgttgtgatgtcatcaggagGCGGCCTGATGTCATCAGGTGGTGGAATGGTGATGGATGGGGGCTctgttgtgatgtcatcaggagGCGCCCTGATGTCATCAGGTGGTGGAATGGTGGTCGATGGAGGCTCTGCTATGATGTCATCAGGAAGCACCATGATGTCATCAGGTGGTGGAATGGTGATGGATGGGGGCtcagctgtgatgtcatcaggagGCGGCCTGATTTCATCAGGTGGTAGCATGGTGATGGATGGGGGCTCTGTTGTGATGTCATCCGGAGGCGGCCTGATGTCATCAGGTGGTAGCATGGTGATGGATGGGGGCtctgctgtgatgtcatcaggagGTGGGCTGATGTCATCAGGTGGTGGAATGGTGATGGATGGGGGCtctgctgtgatgtcatcaggagGCGTCATgtccagcagctcctcctcttcctccagcttCTCAGTGGGAG gcaCAGTCTCCAGTGGGGAACTCATAATGACAACAACAAAGTGA
- the wu:fk65c09 gene encoding keratin, type I cytoskeletal 15, whose translation MGSGGGGGAGFGAGMGGGMSIGFTGNEKLHMQSLNDRLAHYLDQVRMLETTNRQLEEKLKSFTAAKIVTQDFTVYDHQLKPLRDQLLSVMLMNTYLALEIDNAKLAADDFRMKWETEMSVRQTVEGDIAGLRALQRDYNSANQALVQDLNLLMEEHATTMTIHQQDLASLHGRLGGTVNVEMAESRTSDLAQAMADIRAEYEAVVENNRRQAEGWYMTQVEMKKAQVMEVVTSESSDMSEGRNHATALQIELEAFYMANANLDDRLSEVGLQFHQRLVSGSKLVSGLEQELASVREGAQRQAQDYQMLLDIKSRLEVEITTYKQLLEGAGGVAGGAGGVAVGGGRVSRSLVTEMRLG comes from the exons ATGGGCTCGGGCGGAGGCGGCGGAGCAGGGTTCGGGGCCGGTATGGGTGGTGGTATGTCCATCGGTTTCACCGGGAACGAAAAGCTGCACATGCAGTCCCTGAACGACCGTTTGGCGCACTACCTGGATCAGGTGCGGATGCTCGAGACCACCAACCGCCAGCTCGAGGAGAAGTTGAAGAGCTTCACTGCAGCCAAGATAGTGACTCAGGACTTCACCGTGTACGACCACCAGCTGAAACCGCTCCGAGACCAG TTACTGTCTGTCATGTTAATGAACACGTACCTGGCTCTCGAGATCGATAATGCCAAACTGGCGGCTGACGACTTCAGAATGAA GTGGGAGACGGAGATGTCCGTGCGTCAGACGGTGGAGGGAGATATCGCGGGACTGCGGGCTCTCCAGCGAGACTACAACTCAGCCAACCAGGCCTTGGTCCAAGACCTGAACTTGCTCATGGAGGAGCACGCAACTACAATGACGATCCATCAACAG gacctGGCGTCCCTGCATGGCCGGCTGGGCGGTACAGTGAATGTGGAGATGGCAGAGTCCCGCACCTCAGACCTGGCTCAGGCCATGGCTGACATCCGTGCAGAGTACGAGGCCGTGGTGGAGAACAACCGCCGCCAGGCCGAGGGCTGGTACATGACCCAG gtaGAGATGAAGAAGGCTCAGGTGATGGAGGTCGTGACCTCTGAAAGCTCAGACATGAGCGAGGGTCGGAACCATGCCACGGCCCTGCAGATTGAGCTGGAGGCCTTTTACATGGCa aatGCCAACCTGGATGATCGTCTGTCGGAGGTGGGTCTGCAGTTCCACCAGCGCCTGGTGTCGGGGTCTAAGCTGGTGTCAGGTCTGGAGCAGGAGCTGGCGTCCGTGAGGGAGGGCGCTCAGCGGCAGGCTCAGGACTACCAGATGCTGCTGGACATCAAGAGCCGCCTGGAGGTGGAGATCACCACCTACAAGCAGCTGCtggagggggccgggggggtggctgggggggccgggggggtggccgtgggggggggcagggtctcTAGGAGCCTGGTCACTGAGATGA ggctgggctaG
- the LOC136964987 gene encoding LOW QUALITY PROTEIN: calmodulin-regulated spectrin-associated protein 3 (The sequence of the model RefSeq protein was modified relative to this genomic sequence to represent the inferred CDS: deleted 1 base in 1 codon), protein MVDANAMKKTFTVPEIKPLDQYDFNRAKVCASVRWLLAKSYGSAENVPADLREPVLIGQELQAGVSVLLLSPDLYWRAHSQLHLRGASQGVVQGPGGVSQGPGQGPGGVSQGVVQGPGGVSQGPGQGPGGVSQGVVQGGHATLLQLLASRGHAPRDQDRPVTVEDLQHTPIKTRAHLALIDALMSLAAMETVGRVKMAAEAEQIGGGAPWENALLFWVNRLNQRLRESTEDDDDKTQTCTDLQPVQPACPNRWYWKLVPHAIAFCLKESGNKPPVIRYRKDKVQSKLTPTFPLVSGVKDLSNGCAIAAVLHYYCPRKLPLEDVCLKDTMSVADSLYNLQLIRTFCCSTLQGCCPLAVEDLLYAPPTLHVNIMAFISELLGWFEVERPEFVQPLQPLDLTDASGLLDCTSPVSGNSNSGSPSFIFKQPFVPISSPVSPEKQNWTKKQISRPLSAVTFGIPFGLDSDVDVVMGNPVRSVSTDSLVVAVVTSPPLGELPAIEEVVPLAAHAPLRGGGKDKGKGGGGGRREPRLRPEGAPAGFFLHSPEEQDTAQLSSSAPCRSGLLQRPVGGVVGGEVGGEGDRRRRAERHRRTSVGSRDDDSVLRDGSMDSSEASDDLPGNAPGNLRPGNPRPSDGGLHGNGGPHGNGGPHGNGPRMTSFAETRRERRSTPTTPIRTPTNPATPGTPGRLDSPGVRPPEAGTEAWELGARLEERRKNMEAQKRRIEAIFTRHRQRLGKTAFLQLKREQGEGGGGGGDDSLTLEERLTHMEEQLEEEEEKEGKVKEEEGNLRPPLPRLEKQVTFSVETRKGAEQENEKGQEKGGLEQGGGEGVFVEYSEVVSKLSEALRSLQSDMEKLTEQQQQLMTGKRPAPRHPPRTPPKTPTKTPPRTPTRTPTRTPTRTPTRATSKAWVIPTGPPTPSKNSSPSRHAHPPSSSSSPKMPLSSSCPAPRTKIPSSAVARSPRRQPPQPPHPRPSDLKFPPLTRVLTPPHTVDTLPHLRRVSPSRCHLQTSSSFRIGGPRTPLEEGPTAGPPPAPVPDDTASETGSSETPTQFSLELELEEGSGPGGDLAEFTQPRRAPTGAGSSSGGGGSVCSFESDTLSLSAAYSVGGGGGGGERGEGGGVKRRSLLEVSMSSLGGPGGGSDEPTDSEGQEIFSIDSMSDHTEPAGEPVEPGEELEPRVEPREVVEEPRVEPTEPTGKPTGEPTGERSQQETRGVGFFFMEGDHSEEEMAQRRAALLERQQRRAEELRRKRQDQDTLTRPPSSEDRTGSVPRTPPPTSGPSPTPTPPATPGRRGDFTRTEYARRHQLRIMDELDKVLRHKPANQGRAAVKKARPRPRSVTREESQLSCSPAKSTMGSKLTKVHSHSSLNLAATAEDKPNMRCLHPPPYSRPDSPSRLMSPSRLANQNGDKDWETGSNGSSPASIPEYTGPKLFKEPSFKSNKFIIHNALSRCCLAGKVNEEQKNKIVEEMEKSSANHFLILFRDSSCQFRGVYTLSPASTSCAEAEELVRLAGVGPRVISPALVESIYKYSSDRKQFSCLPARTMSMSVDAFTIPRHLWNARRTSTPRKTAVLK, encoded by the exons atggTGGATGCTAATGCGATGAAGAAGACGTTCACGGTACCGGAGATAAAACCTTTGGACCAGTACGACTTCAACCGAGCCAAGGTGTGCGCGAGTGTCCGATGGCTGCTGGCAAAGTCCTACGGGTCTGCAG AGAACGTTCCGGCAGATCTCCGGGAGCCGGTGCTGATTGGCCAGGAGCTCCAGGCTGGCGTGAGTGTGTTGCTGCTCTCCCCAGACCTCTACTGGAGGGCCCACAGCCAGCTGCACCTGCGCGGGGCCTCCCAGGGCGTGGTGCAGGGGCCAGGCGGGGTCTCCCAGGGCCCGGGGCAGGGGCCAGGCGGGGTCTCCCAGGGCGTGGTGCAGGGGCCAGGCGGGGTCTCCCAGGGCCCGGGGCAGGGGCCAGGCGGGGTCTCCCAGGGCGTGGTGCAGGGGGGCCATGCGACGCTGCTGCAGCTGCTAGCCTCCAGAGGCCATGCCCCCCGCGACCAGGACAGGCCTGTCACCGTGGAGGACCTGCAACACACGCCAATCAAGAcg CGAGCTCACCTGGCCCTGATTGACGCGCTGATGTCATTGGCTGCCATGGAGACGGTGGGCAGGGTTAAGATGGCAGCGGAGGCGGAGCAGATAGGGGGCGGGGCTCCATGGGAGAACGCCCTCCTCTTCTGGGTCAACCGG ctgaaccagagattgagggagagcacagaggatgatgatgacaaGACTCAGACCTGCACTGACCTCCAGCCTGTCCAGCCTgcg TGTCCCAACCGCTGGTACTGGAAACTGGTCCCT CATGCCATCGCTTTTTGTTTGAAGGAGTCGGGGAACAAACCGCCTGTG atCCGCTACAGGAAGGACAAGGTCCAGTCCAAACTGACCCCCACCTTCCCCCTGGTGTCTGGGGTGAAGGATCTGTCTAACGGCTGCGCTATCGCTGCTGTGCTGCACTACTACTGTCCCAGAAAGCTGCCTCtggagg ACGTGTGTCTGAAGGACACCATGTCGGTGGCTGACAGCTTGTACAACCTGCAGCTGATCAGGACATTCTGCTGCAGCACTCTGCAGGGGTGCTGCCCCCTGGCTGTGGAGGACCTGCTCTACGCCCCGCCCACCCTCCAC gtgaACATCATGGCCTTCATCTCTGAGCTGCTGGGCTGGTTTGAAGTGGAGAGACCAGAGTTCGTTCAACCCCTACAGCCTCTAGacctcacag ATGCCTCTGGGTTGTTAGACTGCACCAGCCCAGTCAGTGGGAACAGCaacag cggctctccctccttcatcttCAAACAACCCTTCGTGCCCATTTCATCCCCTGTGTCACcag AAAAGCAGAACTGGACCAAGAAACAGATCAG tcGTCCTCTTTCGGCTGTAACCTTCGGCATCCCGTTCGGCCTGGACAGCGACGTGGACGTTGTCATGGGCAACCCGGTACGTTCCGTCAGCACGGACAGCCTGGTGGTCGCCGTGGTGACATCGCCTCCGCTGGGCGAGCTTCCCGCCATCGAGGAGGTGGTTCCTCTGGCTGCACATGCCCccctgagagggggagggaaggacaaggggaaggggggaggaggagggaggcgggagCCGCGACTGCGTCCTGAGGGCGCCCCCGCTGGTTTCTTCCTGCATTCTCCTGAGGAACAAGACACCGCCCAGCTCAGTAGCTCCGCCCCCTGCCGCTCCGGCTTGCTGCAGAGGCCCGTGGGGGGGGTGgtcgggggggaggtggggggggagggcgacAGACGGAGGAGGGCAGAAAGGCACCGGCGCACGTCGGTCGGTTCCCGTGACGATGACTCCGTCCTGCGTGACGGCAGCATGGACTCCTCCGAGGCGTCTGACGACCTCCCAGGGAACGCCCCCGGCAACCTGCGCCCCGGCAACCCTCGCCCCAGCGATGGCGGTCTCCACGGCAATGGCGGTCCCCACGGCAACGGCGGCCCCCACGGCAACGGCCCTCGGATGACGAGCTTCGccgagacgaggagagagaggaggtccacccccaccacccccatccgCACCCCCACCAACCCCGCCACCCCAGGGACCCCAGGCCGGCTGGACAGCCCAGGGGTGAGACCCCCGGAGGCGGGCACAGAGGCCTGGGAGCTGGGGGCCCGTCTGGAGGAGCGCAGGAAGAACATGGAGGCCCAGAAGAGGAGGATAGAAGCCATCTtcaccagacacagacagaggttGGGCAAGACAGCCTTCCTGCAgctgaagagagagcagggagaggggggaggagggggaggggatgacAGTCTCACCCTGGAGGAGCGTCTCACCCACatggaggagcagctggaggaggaggaggagaaggaggggaaagttaaggaggaggaggggaatctCCGCCCTCCCCTGCCGCGATTGGAGAAGCAGGTCACGTTCTCCGTGGAAACCAGGAAAGGGGCGGAGCAAGAGAACGAGAAGGGTCAGGAGAAAggagggctggagcaggggggaggagagggggtgtttgtggaGTACAGTGAGGTGGTGTCTAAGCTGAGCGAGGCTCTGAGGTCTCTCCAGAGCGACATGGAGAAGCTGAcagagcagcaacagcagctcaTGACGGGGAAGAGACccgccccccgccacccccccaggaccccccctaagacccccaccaagacacccccccgcacccccaccAGGACCCCCACCAGGACCCCCACCAGGACCCCCACCAGGGCCACCAGCAAAGCCTGGGTCATCCCCACcgggccccccaccccctccaaaaactcctccccctcccgccacgcccaccccccctcc tcctccagctcccccaaaatgcccctgtcttcctcctgcCCCGCCCCTCGCACCAAGATCCCCTCCTCCGCAGTGGCCCGCAGCCCCAGacgccagcccccccagcctccacaccccCGGCCCTCCGACCTCAagttcccccccctcacccgcgTCCTCACCCCCCCGCACACTGTGgacaccctcccccacctgcGCCGCGTCTCCCCCAGCCGGTGTCACCTCCAGACCTCCTCGTCCTTCCGCATCGGGGGCCCTCGTACCCCCCTGGAGGAGGGCCCCACGGCGGGCCCCCCGCCGGCCCCCGTGCCCGACGACACCGCCTCAGAGACGGGCTCCAGCGAGACGCCCACCCAGTTCagcctggagctggagctggaggaaggcTCTGGGCCGGGGGGAGACCTGGCCGAGTTTACCCAGCCCAGGAGGGCCCCGACTGGGGCCGGGAGCAgctctggagggggaggctCCGTGTGCTCCTTCGAGAGCGACACGTTGTCGCTGTCAGCTGCCTATagcgtgggaggaggaggaggaggaggagagagaggagagggaggaggagtgaagcGTCGCAGCCTGTTGGAAGTCTCCATGTCGTCACTCGGGGGCCCAGGAGGGGGCAGCGACGAGCCGACAGACTCAGAGGGTCAGGAGATCTTCTCCATAGACTCCATGAGCGACCACACGGAACCAGCAGGGGAACCCGTGGAACCTGGAGAGGAGCTGGAACCCAGGGTGGAACccagggaggtggtggaggaaccCAGGGTAGAACCAACGGAACCAACGGGAAAACCAACGGGAGAACCAACTGGAGAACGCAGTCAGCAGGAGACTAGAGGAGTTGGGTTCTTCTTCATG gagggcgaccacagtgaggaggagatggcccagaggagagcagccctgctggagagacagcagaggagagcagaggagctgaggaggaagagacaggaccaggacacactcaccag acccccctcctccgaggacaggacagggtctGTCCCTcgcacccctcctcccacctccggcccctcccccacccccacgccccCGGCCACGCCTGGTCGCCGTGGCGACTTCACGAGGACAGAGTACGCCAGGAGGCACCAGCTGAGGATCATGGACGAGCTGGACAAGGTGCTGCGGCACaaaccagccaatcaggggCGGGCTGCCGTCAAGAAggcccgcccccgcccccggaGCGTGACTAGGGAGGAGTCACAGCTGTCATGCAGTCCTGCCAAGAGCACTATGG gtTCTAAACTGACGAAGGTTcactcccactcctccctcaaCCTGGCAGCCACAGCTGAAGACAAGCCCAACA TGCgttgtctccacccccctccctacaGCCGCCCTGATTCGCCCTCGCGGCTGATGTCACCGAGCAGACTGGCCAATCAGAACGGAGATAAGGACTGGGAAACCggctccaatggatcctcgccCGCCTCAATCCCAGAATACACTG GCCCTAAACTCTTCAAGGAGCCGAGCTTCAAGTCCAACAAGTTCATCATCCACAACGCCCTGTCTCGCTGCTGTCTGGCCGGCAAGGTCAACGAGGAGCAGAAGAACAAGATCGTGGAG GAAATGGAGAAGAGCTCAGCCAACCACTTCCTGATTCTGTTCCGCGACTCCAGCTGCCAGTTCAGGGGCGTGTACACCCTAAGCCCCGCCTCCACTTCCTGCGCCGAGGCCGAGGAGCTGGTCCGATTGGCCGGTGTGGGCCCGCGGGTCATAAGCCCCGCCTTGGTGGAGTCCATCTACAAGTACAGCTCGGACAGGAAGCAGTTCAGCTGCCTCCCGGCCCGGACCATGTCCATGAGCGTGGACGCCTTCACCATCCCTCGACACCTCTGGAACGCTCGCAGGACCAGCACGCCCAGGAAGACCGCCGTGCTCAAGTGA